In Planktothrix serta PCC 8927, a single window of DNA contains:
- a CDS encoding GAF domain-containing protein — MKSASPTNSVSGESTVVSAQVVDVTPVEESTTNRNGNQNVAQAGGQTPHQKSPSSTNGGLVHTGQGGGNFSSFLAPLTKDNFVQVVKEVEDKLKTVNQTLSMLNNLLDAQGFEEILNEMLRSITIKIGELLNADRTTIWLVDEDKHELWSIVAGGEEGKTLELRIPSTAGIAGEVATTRSVVNIPYDFYNDPRSEAAKKMDQRNGYRTYTMVVMPLLNDEDGLVAVVQLLNKLQLNSNPLAPLDEKIDFDGFTPDDEKIFEEFVPSIRLILESSRSFYAATVRQRAAAALMNAVNALSKSSLDLEETLKNVMDQAKELMNADRSTLWLLDEEKGELWTKIPINGKLVEIRIPQHAGFAGIVAQSGEPLLIPFDLYNDPRSETSKQTDQKTKYRTCSMLCTPVYNADNQLIGVTQLINKKKQGEHPPYDPTSWPEAPEQWKASFNGNDLEFMQAFNIQAGVALQNAKLFQKVKEQEQRQKDILRSLSNGVISTDKEGRMIATNDCAMELLGIREEDVVQGRSVRDLLQIKEGDFSKWFDVALAPKEAKDRQQYYPDQTLLSGVDQAPRSINLSINSMSDINNPEKVSGALVVMEDISGEKEIKNLMYRYMTPEVAEQLLASGDTGLGGKRKNVTVLFSDIRSYTTLTEKLQAEEVVAMLNSYFEEMVDTVLGYKGTLDKYIGDALMAVFGSPAPLEDHPWMAMQAAVEMRYRLAEYNQGRVAEGLMPISIGMGLHSDEVVSGNIGSSKRMELTSIGDGVNLASRLEGASKQYGTDIIISENTYIHYAERVIVRELDFITVKGKSQPVRIYELVGIREGKLMRPISEKQQSIIDHYFQGREYYLKPATEKLTDSELVPLLEELEEIAEAQMKKLSYDDKDLLGQMLLKNSLKKLTEMLDENTIKRLALEEFKQMPTEEALGVLADKIKGLTPRETKKLLIAKLKQFTTDVHTQQMLENEATEMALPKLRKMIDLAKRKFAAKAKESLRTAKREFLAVLEIDPKNKAAKLHVDRCILYETTQPPDETWDGVWNLTEK; from the coding sequence ATGAAATCTGCATCCCCGACCAATTCCGTATCAGGAGAATCAACCGTTGTTTCAGCACAAGTTGTTGATGTAACGCCAGTGGAAGAATCCACGACCAATCGCAATGGCAATCAAAATGTTGCCCAAGCAGGGGGCCAGACCCCCCATCAAAAATCGCCTTCATCAACGAATGGGGGTTTAGTTCATACGGGTCAAGGTGGTGGCAATTTTTCCTCTTTTTTAGCGCCTTTAACCAAAGATAATTTTGTTCAAGTGGTTAAAGAAGTTGAGGACAAACTCAAAACCGTTAATCAAACCCTATCGATGCTGAATAATCTGCTCGATGCTCAGGGGTTTGAGGAAATCCTCAATGAAATGTTGCGATCAATTACGATCAAAATTGGAGAATTGTTGAATGCAGATCGCACCACGATTTGGCTGGTTGATGAAGATAAACATGAACTCTGGTCAATTGTAGCCGGAGGGGAAGAGGGGAAAACCCTAGAACTTCGTATCCCTTCAACAGCAGGAATAGCTGGAGAAGTCGCCACCACTCGATCAGTCGTTAATATTCCTTACGATTTTTACAATGATCCACGTTCTGAAGCCGCCAAGAAAATGGATCAGAGAAATGGCTATCGGACATATACGATGGTGGTCATGCCTCTATTAAATGATGAGGATGGACTGGTGGCGGTGGTACAGTTACTCAACAAATTACAACTCAATTCTAATCCCTTAGCTCCCTTAGATGAAAAAATAGATTTCGATGGATTTACTCCAGATGATGAAAAAATATTTGAAGAATTTGTTCCTTCAATTCGCCTAATTTTAGAGTCTTCTCGTTCCTTCTATGCCGCCACAGTTAGACAACGAGCCGCCGCCGCGTTAATGAATGCGGTAAATGCTCTGAGTAAGAGCAGTTTAGACTTAGAAGAAACTCTAAAAAATGTCATGGATCAGGCAAAAGAATTAATGAATGCCGATCGCAGTACATTGTGGTTATTAGATGAAGAAAAAGGCGAACTCTGGACAAAAATTCCGATTAATGGAAAACTCGTAGAAATTCGCATTCCTCAACACGCCGGATTTGCTGGAATTGTTGCCCAAAGTGGTGAACCTTTATTAATTCCATTTGATCTTTATAATGATCCCCGTTCTGAAACTTCTAAACAAACTGACCAAAAAACCAAATATCGGACGTGCAGTATGTTATGTACGCCCGTGTATAATGCCGATAATCAACTGATTGGAGTAACTCAATTAATTAATAAGAAAAAACAAGGAGAACATCCTCCTTATGATCCAACAAGTTGGCCAGAAGCCCCTGAACAATGGAAAGCCAGCTTTAACGGCAATGATTTAGAATTTATGCAGGCGTTTAATATTCAAGCGGGGGTAGCCCTACAAAATGCCAAATTATTCCAAAAAGTCAAAGAACAGGAACAACGACAAAAAGATATTCTGCGATCGCTCAGTAATGGAGTGATTTCCACTGATAAAGAAGGCAGAATGATTGCTACCAATGATTGTGCAATGGAACTCTTGGGAATTCGGGAGGAAGATGTTGTTCAAGGGCGCTCGGTTCGAGATTTACTTCAGATTAAAGAGGGAGATTTCAGCAAATGGTTTGATGTGGCTTTAGCCCCGAAAGAAGCCAAAGATCGACAACAATATTATCCCGATCAAACTCTATTATCGGGAGTTGATCAAGCACCTCGGAGTATTAATTTATCAATTAATTCCATGTCCGATATTAACAACCCCGAAAAAGTTAGTGGGGCGTTAGTTGTGATGGAAGATATTAGTGGCGAGAAAGAAATCAAGAACTTAATGTATCGCTACATGACCCCAGAAGTGGCGGAACAACTGTTAGCCAGTGGGGATACGGGGTTAGGAGGAAAACGCAAAAACGTTACCGTTTTATTTAGTGATATTCGTAGCTACACGACCTTAACCGAGAAACTACAAGCTGAAGAAGTTGTCGCCATGTTGAACTCCTATTTTGAGGAGATGGTAGATACTGTATTGGGGTATAAAGGCACCCTCGATAAATATATTGGGGATGCGTTAATGGCCGTGTTTGGATCTCCGGCTCCCTTAGAAGATCATCCCTGGATGGCGATGCAAGCGGCCGTTGAAATGCGCTATCGTTTAGCCGAATACAATCAAGGTCGGGTGGCTGAAGGATTAATGCCGATTAGTATTGGTATGGGTCTGCATTCCGATGAAGTTGTATCGGGAAATATTGGTTCAAGTAAACGCATGGAATTAACTTCTATTGGGGATGGGGTTAACTTAGCCTCCCGTTTAGAAGGAGCGAGTAAACAATATGGGACGGATATTATTATTAGCGAGAATACTTATATCCATTATGCCGAGCGGGTGATTGTCCGAGAACTAGATTTCATCACGGTGAAAGGTAAGAGTCAACCCGTGAGAATTTATGAACTCGTCGGAATTCGGGAAGGTAAATTAATGCGACCGATTTCCGAAAAACAACAAAGTATCATCGACCATTATTTTCAAGGACGAGAATATTACCTCAAACCTGCAACGGAAAAATTAACCGATAGCGAACTGGTACCCTTATTAGAAGAACTGGAAGAAATCGCCGAAGCTCAGATGAAAAAACTGTCCTATGATGATAAAGACTTGTTAGGACAAATGCTGTTAAAAAATTCCTTGAAAAAACTGACCGAGATGTTAGATGAAAACACGATCAAACGGTTAGCTTTGGAAGAATTTAAACAGATGCCCACCGAGGAAGCTTTAGGGGTTTTAGCAGACAAAATCAAAGGCTTAACCCCCCGTGAAACGAAAAAACTATTGATTGCTAAACTGAAACAGTTTACAACCGATGTCCATACTCAACAAATGTTGGAAAATGAAGCAACGGAGATGGCTTTACCGAAACTGCGGAAAATGATTGATTTAGCCAAACGTAAATTTGCAGCCAAAGCTAAAGAATCCTTGAGAACTGCTAAACGGGAATTTCTGGCGGTTTTGGAAATTGATCCGAAAAATAAAGCAGCTAAACTGCACGTTGATCGCTGTATTCTGTATGAAACCACTCAACCCCCAGATGAAACCTGGGACGGGGTGTGGAATCTCACCGAAAAATAG